From the genome of Candidatus Alcyoniella australis:
GCTTTCATGACCGGCAAGCTGAAAATCGCCGGAGACATGGGCCTGGCCATGAAGCTGCAGAAGGTGCTCGGCTAATCCGAGAACAACAAGCAGCCCAAGAAGGACGCCCGATCGGGCGTCCTTTTTTTTCATCGCCTCCCTACCCCCCGATGGTTTATAACTAACGCGTGCGTACCATCGCCTGGATAATCGCCGGAATCGTCACCCTGCTATTGCTGCTTCAGCTTCCCACGTTGCTGCCGCGCCTAGGAGACCGGCTGATCTTCGGCGGCATCTCCGGCTCGGAGCCTCCACTATCTTGCCCCGAGGGCATGTTGTTCATCCCCACCGAGGACAGCGGGTTCTGCATCGATCGCTTTGAGGCCCCAAACATCGAGGGCAAACTGCCGCTACGTGGCCTATCGATGGAACAGGCGCTGGAGTATTGCGCACAACGCGGCTCCCGGCTTTGCACCGAGGGCGAATGGTACCGCGCCTGCTCCGGCCCCCAGGGCAACGCCTCATACATCGGCGAGTGCGTTAATCCCAGTAGCGAACCCCAGATGTCCGGATCGCGTACGCATTGCTTCAGCCCCGAGGGCGTGGCCGACCTGTCGGGCAACATCCTGGAGTGGACCTCGGACGGTCAGCCCGATCCATTCGCATTCTTCCTCAAGGGCGGCTCGTACCTCACCCCCGATGGCTATACTTCGTGTGGGTATCAGGTGGTGGTGCTGCCCGGACAGTCCGGGCTGTCCAGACCCGATTTGGGAGTCAGGTGCTGCCGATAAGCGCGACGGTCCAATCCGCGTAGATCGACCAAGTAGTCAACGAACCCGACTATCGAGTACAGCACCAGCGCGCCGGGCGCCAAAGCCACTGCACCGAGCATCAGCGGCAGAATCCGCGAACGGCTCAAGCGCGTTGCGCCGTACCAGGCCACGCTCAATCCCTGCAGGGCAAAGGGGATTGCCAGGTAGAACATTCGCGCCTGTCGAATCTGCGGCGAACCGTGTCGGTCATACATCCACAGCAGTATCCCCAAAGGCAACACTATCAGCAGCTCAAGCCGTCCCAGCCGCCAATAAGAAAAACGGACCTTGCGCGCACGCGGACCGACCAGCGCCAGCAGCATCGTGCCGATAATCCCCGCTGTGGCGCGCACCATCACACCGGCGTTGGCCGCGGCCCAGGCGCCGGCCGGCGCCAACATCTGAGCCACGGTTTCACCCGATCCGGGTACCGCGCGCTCCACTGCCCAGGATGCAGCCAAGATCACACGGTTGCCCAGGTCGAGCATCCACAGCGCGGGCATATTCAGCGACAGCTGGTCGTAGTACCAGGTGTCCATGGCGCAGCAGGCGATTATCGCTCCGGCTGCCGCGCCTGCCAGAGGTGTGAAACCGCGCGCGGCGCCAAAGGCCAGCATGCCGCCCCATAGAATGTAGATCAGCGCCGAGCTGTAGGCCGTGGATTGAAATAGTATGTCCGGCGGGCTGAGTAGTGCGGCGAAACCGATGAGCAGCGGCAGGCCCAGCAGTAAACCCGAGGTCCAGCCGCCGCGAATGCGAAATACAAAAAACGACAGCCCGAACAGCAGCAGCAGCGGTCCGACCTGCGGTATCGGCCCGGCGAGAAACTCGTCGATCACCAGCTGCCAGCTCATGCGCCGTCCGCTCCGAGCTGCCGCAAGCTGCCGGCCCAGCCATCGACCTCCACGCGGGTTCCCGGCTCCAGCTTTGTCGCTCCGGGCAATCCGACGATCATCGGCAGTCCCATCTCGCGACACAGTTGCCCCAAATGGCACAGCGCCGATCCGGTCTCGCAAACTATCGCGGCCACCTTGAGTTGCCCGGCGTTGACCACGTCGGGCGAGGAGAGCACCAGGATGTCCCCTGCTTCAGCCTTTCCGGCCAGGGCCAGCCGCCCTCGCGCAATTCCGGGGCTGACTGCGATTCCCTGGGTGCCCTGTGGTCTGCGCAGCTCGCCATCCTCGGTCTCGATGATCGTCGGCCACGCGGACTGTGTGCGCCACGCTTCCATCTGCTCGCGGCGTTCATCCAGCGCCTCGACCGCTGGTAAATCGCGATTGAACGATTGCCGCAGCTCGTCCAGTCCGAGCAGGAATACGTCCTGCACGTCGGCCAGCAGTCCCTGCTCGACCAACTTGCGCCCATGAGCCAGCAGCAGCGAGCGCAACGCCGTAACGCCGCGCAGCAGCGTGTCCTTGGCGTTCTCACGCCATGAAGATGCGCGCACCGCAGCGTTAAAGGAACGCCTGAGTTGCCAACGCTCCCAGGGCACGAGGTGTCCTAGGGCAATCCCCTCACAGCGTTTTTCCAGCTCCTGACGCGCCTGCTCCAGGTCAAGGGATTCCTCCGACGCGGCGACCAACGGCAGCTCCATCTGCGGGTCGCTTTGGGGCCGCGGATTGGACAGCTCGATCTCGCCGGCGGCTCGATGACCCCAATCGTGCCGATAACACTCAATCTGCCCCGCGCGTTGAACCTCGTTGGCGTGTTCCAGCTCCTGACGCGCTCTGCGCCAGGCGTTCAGCGCGTTTTCCTCTACCCCGGCGATTGCCGATTGCAATAGATCATCAAGCTCGACGTGCCAGCGATCGGCGAGCAACCTCAAACCCGAGGCGTACTGATCGGCGAGGAACGTCCCCTCGACGTGCAGCGCCATTGCCCGCCGGTACACCAAATCGGCCAAAGCGCTGCAACGATTAAAGGCTCCCGCGTTCAGGCCGGCGTCCGCCAGACTTTGCGATGTTCGATCTATCTGTTGACGAAGATCGGTCAGCCGCGCATCCCAGTTGGCGCCGCGTCGCCCAATCCTCAACGAGGCAATCAGATTTCGCAGCTTACTTGAGAAGCGTCGCGAGTCGCGGTGCAGTTGGCCGATCAGCTCGGCGTCAACGTACGGCCTGCCCTCGATCCAGCGCATTGAGGGGCTGCCGGCGATCGATCCCAGGCCGGCAAGCTTCAACGGCAGTTCGAGCTGTTGCTCCACAGACAAACGGCCCTGGATCAGTTCGCGGCTCAGGGGGCTTAACGGCTCGCTGATTAACTCCACCGCGCCGGAGTTGATCCACAACCTTCCGCGAAGTTTGCGCGGTGCGGGTCTGACCTGCAGCGCGAACAGCTCCTGCGAGTCCTCGCTGCTGCACCACTCGACCTCCACCGGACCGTTGTAGCGGGCGGACTGCTCAAGCCCCAAAGCGACCAAGCGGCGTATCAGATCGCTGCTCAATCCGACAATCGCCCCAGCCGGCAAGCCGCGCGGTCCAACCTGTATGCGTCGGGCGCGCGCCGGCTCGTATACGTCTCCGGCACAGGCCTCGATCGTTACGCTGTCCAGCGCACCGCTGACCGGGTCTGCGGTCAGCATTCGGCCGATCCACGCACCGCCGACCAGTTGATGCACGAACAAGCCCAAGTTCTCGGGCAGCCCAGTGAAGGCCAGGTTACGCGCGCGATCGGAATAGGCCGAGCGCCATACCGATTCGATAGCGTGCTCCAGCTCCCGCACCCGCGTAATGCGGACACTGCGAAACACGCCCGATGCGGTACCGCTTTGTTGGTCCTCCACCGCAAAACTGGAACGCACCATCGCCTCGCCGCGGCCGACCTGCCGCCGATAGAAACGGACGATGCGCCGCATGGTGCGCGGCGGGATCTGAAACTGCATTCCGGCGTCCGATCGCTGGCTGCTGCGTTCGTGCAAGCGGCCGCTGATCGCAAATCCTTGGGGAATTTTGACATTGCTCCGCGATAGCACGCCCAGGCGAGCGGCTTTAGAGCCGAAATATTGCGCATCGCCTTGGACCAGTCGATCCAGCGGCAGCAGCATCGCACGCGGATGACTGATCCGGATCCAGACTCGGTGCAACAAGGCTCGTAGGGCCAGCAGCAGTGTCAAACAGACCAGCGCCGAGACGGTCAGCTCGAGCATTCCCGCGGCCTGGCCCGTGGCGCTGAAGTAGACCACGGCTGCGACCACCAGCAGCGCGCCAAGTCCGAGAATCAGCAGCAGCGCCCAGCTGAGCACGATCAGCACCGGCGCCAGCATCAGCAGGCCTACCAGTCCGAAAAACGGAAGGACGATCGTGGTCACAGCGCAAGCATCCTAATCCATTACAATCGGCCCGAGTAAACCAGCTTGCCGCCGATGTACAAGGCCTTGATCGCGATCTGCTCGATCCCGGACGGGTCGATGATCAGCGGGTCCGCGTCTAGGACGCACAGGTCCGCGTCGAGCCCGGGCTCGATCGTTCCCCGAGCGCGTTCCTCAAACACCGAACGCGCGCCGCCCAGGGTGAATATCCGTAGCGCCTCGTAGGGAGTAAGCGCCTGATCGCGGTTGGGATGGTTGATCGCCATCGCGATTCCGCGCAACGGATTGATCGGGCTCACCGGCGCGTCCGATCCGCCGGAAATATCGATCCCGGCCTTGAGGTAGGAGCGCAGCGGCAGGTATCCGGCGAAACGTTTCTTCCCCAGAGTTTTTTGTAAATAGGCGGTGGGTGTGGTCGGCATATCCAAGAACGCCGGCTGCACCCCCAGGTGCACGCCGAGCTTTGCCATGCGCTCGATCTGCTCGGTTCGCGGCATCTCGCAATGCTCGATGCGCATCCGATGGTCGGCCCGCGGATGCTCGGCCAGCACACTGCCGTAGACCCGCAGCGCCTGCTCGATCGCCCGGTCGCCGATGGCGTGCAGCGCCACCTGCATCATCGCCAAATGGGCTCCTTCGACGAATGCGCGCACCTTCTCGTCCGAATGGTAGAGCAGACCGTTGGTATCCGGCCTGTCGCAAAACGGCTCGGACAGTGCCGCGGTATGCGAGCTTAAGCTGCCGTCCAGGGCCATCTCAAAACAGCCGCCCGCCCTGCCCTGACCCACGCGTTTGACCCGTCGCAAATCGAACGACTGAACGAAGATCCGCAGCCGCGGTCGGTCGAACAGTCCGGCAACGCGCGCCGCAAGCACGTCAATGTCGAACGGCACTTGGAAGCCTTCGAGGCAAACCGCAGTTCCCACGCCGCGCGAGAGCGCGTGGCGCGACACAGCGCGCAGTGCCCTGACGATCGAGCGGCGCGCTACCGCCGTTTGGCTGAGCTTAAGCGCCTCGGTGTGGGCCTCGCCCACCAACTGACCGGCATCGGCATCCAGGCCGCGCAGATCGGCTGGCAGCTCCAGCTTGCGCAGGGCCGCACTGTTGACTGCGCAGCCGTGGCCATCGGCCCGTTCGAGCAGCAACGGCGAATCTGAGACCCAGCGGTCGAGTTCCTCGCGCGAGGGCAGCCGCCCCTCGGGCATCGAATTGTCGGCCGCGCCCAGCCCGACCAGCCACGCGCCGCGTCCTCGCTCCTTGCGCGCCTTAGCCACGATCCGCCGCAGGTCCTCGTGGTTCTTAGCTTGATCGAACCGCAGGCCGATCAACATCAGCCCCGCACCCAGCCAGTGGGTGTGCGAATCGACGAACGCCGGCACTACCGTGGCCCCATGCAGATCGACCACTTTGGCGTAGGCGCGCAGCTCGCGTTCAACGCGATCGGCAACCGCGACGATCCGGCCACCTTCGAGTGCGATCTCTTGCGCCCGATTCTGCGGTCCGGTCATCGGGATCACGTTGGCGTTGGTCAACAGCGTCAGGCGCGACATCGTCTCATCTCGGCCAAATATCGCCGTTGGGGTAGCGAATGCTGATCTTGTCGCCGACCTTGATGCCGGCGGTTTTAAACGCGCCCTGGTTGACCTCCAACGCCATCAGCGCCGGGCCGGAACTGATGTGAGAATCGAGGGTCAGCGGCTGCATCTGCTGGATGTCGATAATAATCCCCTGTTTGTCGATATAGGCGATCGACAGCGGCAACAAGGTGTTCTTCATCCAGAACGACAACGGACGGGTGTACTCGAACACGAACAGCATGCCGCACTTCTCGCAGAGCTCCTCGCGTTCCATCAGTCCGCGCTGACGTTGTTCGGGGCTGAAAACCACCTCGACCTTGAACTCGTTCTCGCCGATGACAACAACGGCGTCAGGCGGTCGCCCTTGGGCTAAGGAACCCTGGGGCAGCGTCAGCGCCAGCAGGATCAGCAGGGCCGGGATCTTCCTGTACATCGCGGCGATTCT
Proteins encoded in this window:
- a CDS encoding DUF192 domain-containing protein, which encodes MYRKIPALLILLALTLPQGSLAQGRPPDAVVVIGENEFKVEVVFSPEQRQRGLMEREELCEKCGMLFVFEYTRPLSFWMKNTLLPLSIAYIDKQGIIIDIQQMQPLTLDSHISSGPALMALEVNQGAFKTAGIKVGDKISIRYPNGDIWPR
- a CDS encoding SUMF1/EgtB/PvdO family nonheme iron enzyme, yielding MRTIAWIIAGIVTLLLLLQLPTLLPRLGDRLIFGGISGSEPPLSCPEGMLFIPTEDSGFCIDRFEAPNIEGKLPLRGLSMEQALEYCAQRGSRLCTEGEWYRACSGPQGNASYIGECVNPSSEPQMSGSRTHCFSPEGVADLSGNILEWTSDGQPDPFAFFLKGGSYLTPDGYTSCGYQVVVLPGQSGLSRPDLGVRCCR
- a CDS encoding amidohydrolase; this translates as MSRLTLLTNANVIPMTGPQNRAQEIALEGGRIVAVADRVERELRAYAKVVDLHGATVVPAFVDSHTHWLGAGLMLIGLRFDQAKNHEDLRRIVAKARKERGRGAWLVGLGAADNSMPEGRLPSREELDRWVSDSPLLLERADGHGCAVNSAALRKLELPADLRGLDADAGQLVGEAHTEALKLSQTAVARRSIVRALRAVSRHALSRGVGTAVCLEGFQVPFDIDVLAARVAGLFDRPRLRIFVQSFDLRRVKRVGQGRAGGCFEMALDGSLSSHTAALSEPFCDRPDTNGLLYHSDEKVRAFVEGAHLAMMQVALHAIGDRAIEQALRVYGSVLAEHPRADHRMRIEHCEMPRTEQIERMAKLGVHLGVQPAFLDMPTTPTAYLQKTLGKKRFAGYLPLRSYLKAGIDISGGSDAPVSPINPLRGIAMAINHPNRDQALTPYEALRIFTLGGARSVFEERARGTIEPGLDADLCVLDADPLIIDPSGIEQIAIKALYIGGKLVYSGRL
- a CDS encoding PEP/pyruvate-binding domain-containing protein, which codes for MTTIVLPFFGLVGLLMLAPVLIVLSWALLLILGLGALLVVAAVVYFSATGQAAGMLELTVSALVCLTLLLALRALLHRVWIRISHPRAMLLPLDRLVQGDAQYFGSKAARLGVLSRSNVKIPQGFAISGRLHERSSQRSDAGMQFQIPPRTMRRIVRFYRRQVGRGEAMVRSSFAVEDQQSGTASGVFRSVRITRVRELEHAIESVWRSAYSDRARNLAFTGLPENLGLFVHQLVGGAWIGRMLTADPVSGALDSVTIEACAGDVYEPARARRIQVGPRGLPAGAIVGLSSDLIRRLVALGLEQSARYNGPVEVEWCSSEDSQELFALQVRPAPRKLRGRLWINSGAVELISEPLSPLSRELIQGRLSVEQQLELPLKLAGLGSIAGSPSMRWIEGRPYVDAELIGQLHRDSRRFSSKLRNLIASLRIGRRGANWDARLTDLRQQIDRTSQSLADAGLNAGAFNRCSALADLVYRRAMALHVEGTFLADQYASGLRLLADRWHVELDDLLQSAIAGVEENALNAWRRARQELEHANEVQRAGQIECYRHDWGHRAAGEIELSNPRPQSDPQMELPLVAASEESLDLEQARQELEKRCEGIALGHLVPWERWQLRRSFNAAVRASSWRENAKDTLLRGVTALRSLLLAHGRKLVEQGLLADVQDVFLLGLDELRQSFNRDLPAVEALDERREQMEAWRTQSAWPTIIETEDGELRRPQGTQGIAVSPGIARGRLALAGKAEAGDILVLSSPDVVNAGQLKVAAIVCETGSALCHLGQLCREMGLPMIVGLPGATKLEPGTRVEVDGWAGSLRQLGADGA